From one Aspergillus fumigatus Af293 chromosome 8, whole genome shotgun sequence genomic stretch:
- a CDS encoding GNAT family N-acetyltransferase — MRCKSCNIRGAICSTPAHSSNVLAHRISISSRVSLAAFPSYQTNNNIQIEYTAKEKREKEMPFELLPADPTDSPALTTVFLSAFSSPFNQRLFPRTPDVITYWTAQFTSFINNPHKAVLKITNSEDGSIVAFAVWQLPVPSSPEDVHLKHSHSPPHSHAHAQAGDEHPYPASSDRELCEVFFGGMEEMKKRIMGSRPHYYLEMLGTRPEYAGQGLASKLLRWGLERADEVGLETYLSASPAGRPLYEKFGFRVVEEREVVAGYVQGYMLRAGRVAN, encoded by the exons ATGAGATGCAAGTCATGCAACATACGCGGGGCAATCTGCTCCACTCCGGCCCACAGCAGCAACGTCTTGGCACATCGTATCTCAATTTCATCTCGAGTCTCTCTCGCCGCGTTTCCATCTTATCAAACCAATAATAATATACAGATAGAATATAcagcaaaagaaaaaagagaaaaggaaatgcCCTTCGAACTCCTCCCCGCAGACCCCACAGACTCCCCCGCCCTAACCACCGTCTTCCTCTCCGCCTTCAGTAGCCCCTTCAACCAGCGCCTGTTTCCACGCACCCCCGATGTAATTACCTACTGGACCGCCCAGTTCACCTCCTTCATCAACAATCCACACAAAGCCGTCCTCAAGATAACCAACTCAGAAGACGGGTCCATCGTCGCGTTTGCCGTGTGGCAGCTCCCGGTCCCATCCTCCCCCGAGGATGTCCACTTGAAACACTCGCATTCTCCTCCACATTCGCATGCACATGCACAGGCGGGCGATGAGCATCCCTACCCCGCCAGTTCCGACAGGGAGCTCTGCGAGGTATTCTTCGGTggaatggaggagatgaagaagaggattaTGGGTTCTAGGCCTCATTACT ATCTGGAGATGCTGGGGACCCGGCCGGAGTACGCTGGACAGGGTCTTGCATCGAAACTGCTCCGGTGGGGATTGGAGAGGGCTGATGAGGTGGGACTGGAAACGTATCTCTCGGCGTCGCCGGCGGGGAGGCCGTTGTATGAGAAGTTTGGGTTtcgggtggtggaggagagggaggtgGTGGCTGGGTATGTGCAGGGGTATATGCTGAGGGCTGGGAGGGTAGCTAATTGA